The Paenibacillus polymyxa M1 DNA segment ACAGGCTATAATTAAGTATCCTGATGATGTCTCCCTTGATCTTGCACTTGGAACGCCTTTTCTCCCTTTTAAAGCTTCAAGTTCTATTTATCGTAGCACTGGTGAAAATTTGGTGCTTTGTGATTGGTTCGAAAATGAAGAGGATTGCCAAGAGTGGTACGAAGGGATCCAAAAAATACGCAAACAGATGAAACTTGATTTAGTACCAAAGTTATTAACTGATATTTATGAATTTACTAAAGTGAGAGAGTCCTACGGTAAATTAGGCGACCTCCAAGCAGTGGCAAATCTTGAGAAGTTAGTTATGTGGTCACGAGATCTAATGAATACTGAAGCATTAACTTTACAGCAATTTTTTGATCGTTTTCAATCCGCTCTTTTATCAGGTATGGAGACAGACGAAGCCAGCACTGGTGAAGAGGAAATTAGGTCTAACAAAGTAAGGTTCTCTACCATACATTCGGCAAAAGGATTAGAATACCCAATCGTAATTATTCCAGACATCGGGCGTCCGCTTCTAATGGAAGATAACATACCCGATTTCATACCACATCCTGAGTGGGGTATCGACCTTAAGTTGCCCGGTGAAGTAGGATCCTCTTCCAAGTACAATGAATGGATCGGCTCCTACAGAAGCAATTTTTTAGAGGAAGAAGCTCGAATATTCTATGTAGCGGTAACTAGAGCAGAACACGTTATATGTTTAATTGGGCATGGTAAAACGAAGGCAGGACAGATAGGAGATCAGAATTGGTCTTGGCAAGACGAAGTCTTGAGCGCAAGATCGGCACTTGAGCGGTTAGGTAGTAGTGTAGTGAAGATAAACTTGAACTAAATTAAAAAATGTTCTTTTGAGTGTTAGCAGCTATTAAATATGAACGCAATTTGTGTAGAAAAGGTATCTTATAGTTCTCTCTAGCCCAGCGAAAAATGAATGCCAGATCATATGGCCATTTTTCGTTGAGTTAGAAGGAGTTTTGAGTTAGAGTGTTAACTTTAACCTCTTTCGCTTTTCGAAATTTCATGTCGAATATCTATTCCATCTCCATGGCCTTTTCTTTAATTCAGCAATGTTCCTCTACTTTTCCCTTACAATTATTTAAGAATTTTCTTACTGATAACTAATTACATTTTATTCACCTCTCTACATTCTATTAATAGAATGTCCGACGTTAAAATATATAAAATAAGTGTATTATAAAATATAAACTAACAAACATGGGAATAAAGGATGGGCGGGCGGAGGAATAAATAGAGAAGCGAGAGCGACAGAGGGTTGCCGGGAGGCCAGATAAAGGGTATCCCGCCCGGAGGGGCGGCAACACCAGACAAGGACCTAAAAAAGGGGTTGATCGGAGCGAGAGAGGGAGCGCCAGAGGACAGATAGAAGAGAAGTAGAGAAAGCAAGGGGAAAGAGAAGGGCCCCGAAGAGGGGACCAACCCGGTAGGGGGATGACCCCCTACATTATAGTCTGATATTAATGGGAGGCTAATCATATGGAAATCGAACTTATTTAGAAAACATCGAAAGGTAGGATTTATTATAAAGACTCAGGAAACCATTCGTGTATCTAAAGTAATTGAAATGACAAAAAGAGATTATGATAATATCTATGAATTTAGGAACATCATAATACCTTGTATTTAAGAGATATATAAGACATTGCCTATTAATATACATATATTTAATCCATAATTTTATTACTTCATTCATTACATAAAGAAGAAAAGGAAAGAGGCATTATACATTATTCAGAGTCTGGAGAACGTTATGGTATTATGATTACGAATTCCATGGATTGATTTAAATCTAATGGACCAATATGTAGTACATATGACCTTCAGTACCACTCTAAGAAACAACTAGAAATAAGATGATCTAATACACTTAAATGTGTATTAGATCTTTTTTATGTAATCGTATATTCATATAAAAGAGTTATATATTATTTACCTGTATACTCCCAATAACACTTAACGCATGAAGGAGCAAATGAATCATATGGAAATTACGTTAAAGCAGGTTTCCAGAGAATATACAGTTTATGGTGGTACGATTAAGGATGAAAAAATTTATTATTCGTATATGGTACGAGTAGAAGGAGGAGATGTCTCTCAAGCAGTGATTATGGAAATGGTTAATGGTCTACCGTTGGCAGTTACCGAAAAAACATTTAAGGAAATCGTATCACGAATAGAACAACGCATCCGTCAAAACGAGAGTCTGTAAGTTTGCCTCTAGATCATATATCATAAAACACCCACCAAGAGAAATAAACTAGCTTAGTGTGAGAGTATATGTGTTGGGCTGATTATGATTCTGTAAGGTTGTATTGGAAAAGAGAAGTAACGTGCAGGTAGGAAATGAACTTAACATAAATTTTTACATGTTATTCTATTTAGTTGACGATTTAACTATGATGAAACCCAAAGATAACAATAGTTTTAGACGTTTGAAGGATAAATAAAAAAATAATGGAAACCTTTGTGAATGGATAAGTAATATCCATATCATATACACAAAAAACCCATTATTTTTTTATTTAGTAATGTTTGGATGTAAGGTATCATGAATACATATGAAGCTTGACAAAAATCATTAATTGTAGCTAAACGTTGTTTTTTTGTATGTTCCGAGACCATGAAGCCATCCCCAAACTGGAAATTTGTACCCATTAGTTTTAAAAGAGCAAAATAACCTGATCATTATAATAGGGAATCCTTTAGGGAATTATTGTTGCTTAGGAAATAGTATACATCCAGTTTGAACGCAGGGAAATAGCAGAGGTTCGAGAACAAGTTTTGAAACTTGTCTCAATTGACCTACTTTGTGTTGATGAATAACCATCACTTACAATGAGCAAATAAGACTAAGATTTGCACGATAAACAGCAACGTTTATTATATTAGGGAATCCTAATCTTTTGAATATATATTATTCATTTATATAATGTATATTTTAGGAGGCTCTAAAAATGTATAGTGAAAAGCTCAGAACTCTAATTTCAACCTTTATGAATAAGCGAGCGGAAGACGACTTAATAGAAGAGTTATTAATTCAATTCCCGACGTTAACACAGCTAATGAATGCTACGGAACAGCAACTAATATCCATAAAAGGCATCAAGCATAGTAAAGCGAAGAAAATTATGACCTTACTCCAACTAGCCAATACTCTCACACTGCCAGAATCTAATCCCTATTTTATCAGTCATCCTAGGGATGTATATAATTTGTTAGAGCCGGAATTCAGATTTTCAACCAAGGAGCATTTCATATGCCTTCTGTTAAATACCAAAAATCGAGTAATCCATAAAGAGATCGTTTCAATTGGTTCATTAAACGCCACAGTGATCCATCCCAGAGAAGTTTTCGGCGCAGCAATACGACATTGTAGCGCGTCCATTGTATGTGTTCATAATCATCCTAGTGGGGACCCAAAGCCTTCTGAACAAGATATTATGGCAACCAAACGATTAGCCAAGGCAGGGGACATTATAGGGATAGATGTTTTGGATCATGTCATTATTGGTGAGAGTACATTTTATAGTATAAAAGAACACGGACATTTTTAAATGGCGTATGAGTATACTTAAACCTTATCTTTGAAAGCCCCCAGCTTATCAATATGCGAAAACATCAATTCTATCATTTCTAAAGCCATTTGCTGTTCTTCCAGAGAACGGCTTATAATTGTTTGTTTGATTTTGTTAATTAAAGCCTCATCTTTCACCTCAACTGCTTCTGAAAGCAAGTAATCCACAGTAGACCCTAATTCATTTGCAAGCTTTACAAGTGTCTCTAATGAAAGACTACGTTCTCCTCGCTCTATTTGCCCAATATAGGCATGAGATAAATCAACTCGCTCCGCGAGCTTTTCCTGTGTCAGATTTAGTCGCTGGCGTTCTTGACGAATACGTGTACCTAAATCGGCGTAGTTCATTCCTGAATCCCCTCCACATTCAACAGTAGT contains these protein-coding regions:
- the radC gene encoding RadC family protein, yielding MYSEKLRTLISTFMNKRAEDDLIEELLIQFPTLTQLMNATEQQLISIKGIKHSKAKKIMTLLQLANTLTLPESNPYFISHPRDVYNLLEPEFRFSTKEHFICLLLNTKNRVIHKEIVSIGSLNATVIHPREVFGAAIRHCSASIVCVHNHPSGDPKPSEQDIMATKRLAKAGDIIGIDVLDHVIIGESTFYSIKEHGHF
- a CDS encoding helix-turn-helix domain-containing protein; its protein translation is MNYADLGTRIRQERQRLNLTQEKLAERVDLSHAYIGQIERGERSLSLETLVKLANELGSTVDYLLSEAVEVKDEALINKIKQTIISRSLEEQQMALEMIELMFSHIDKLGAFKDKV